AGATTTTCAGCAAGATGTCCATTTGCAACTGAACAATGTACAAAAGAAGATCCCAAGCTACTAGAAGTTGAAAAGGATCATTTTGTAGCATGTTTCAGATGCAATGAAATAAAAAATGGAACATTACATTTTGACACTAAATAACCTTAATAATTCTTTGTTTTGAGGGGGTGGTTAGTACCTTAACAGTTTATCTTCAAGTCAAATATTTACCAAATATTTCATAACAAAGGAGAGATATAATTATGAAAAGATCAATCACGCTATTATTAGTTGCAGTACTGATGCTTGGAGCACTAACAGGATGTAACGTAAAAACTAAAGAACAAGTGACTACTGGCGGCTCAGATGGAAGTTCAAATGTAAGTGCAGTTGATATTACCCTATTAGCAATGAGTTCCAATGAAAAAGATTTAAATATTTTAAGAGATCAACTTTCTAAAGCAGGGTTTAACGTGAAATTGAACTTACAACCAGATTATGGTAGTTTTACAGGCCAAAAAGATGCAGGTAATTATGATCTTGCTATTTCAGGATGGACTACAGTTACAGGAAACCCTGATTATGCTGTAAGGTCTTTATTTACAACAGGTGGAGATTATAATGACTATGGACTATCAGATTCAGAGCTTGACAGACTTGTAGAAGAAGCATCTACTCAAACACCTGAAGAATATGCAAAAACTTACAAAGAACTTGAAAAAGTACTTGTAGAAGACAACGCTTATATAATTCCACTATACTCAAACTACAAGAGCCAAGCTATAAATAAAGAAGTATTAAAGTTAGACAGCGTTAGATTAAGTAAATCTCGTTCATTACCATGGGAAGAATTAGACTTTGTTGATGAATCAAAGAGAACAACAGAACCATTTTTATTCAGTCAAACAATGTCATCTCTTACATCACTAGACCCAATCAAGGGTAATGACGGCTCAATAAATATAATCAATACTAATATGTATGTTAGATTAGTTAACCTTACAGATGATGATGAAGTGACTTCAGAAGGTTCATTATCTTATAACAATGTTATAGCTGATGGAAATACAGAATACTATTTTATATTAAGAGATAATGTAAAATTTGCTAAGGTACAAGATAAAAAAGCTGTTGATTCAGGTGAGTTAGTAGGTGCTGAGGATGTTGTATTTTCATTAGAAAGAGCAAAGGATAAAAGCTCTGTTCCTGATCACAGAACATATAGCTTACATTCAAGCATGGATAAAATTGAAATAGTTACTGATATTCAAGAGCTAGAATCTAAAAATGTATCTGGGCAAAGCATTACTGTAAAAGAAGCACTAGAGAAAGGTTTACCAAGTTCAATTAGTCAAATTGTTGCTGATAAAAAAGATGTAAACAATGCAGAAGGTAAATACCAAGTAGTTAAAGTAACTACTAACAAACCATTCCCACAAGTACTAAACTACTTAGCTCACCAATCAGCAGGTATTGTATCTAAGGCACAGGTAGAAGCTATAAATACTTATGACGTGGCAACTTATGATAGAAACAAAGACATTGCATATGGAGACCAAACTACTATTACAGAAGGTGCCACATATAACAATACATTAGCTGTAAGTGGACCATATATAGCTATATATAAAAATGACTACGAAGTAGTGTTTGAAAAGAATCCTGGCTACATGGCTGGAACAAAACATGAGCCTAGAATTTCAAAAGTAGTTGTTAAATTCATCAAAGATGCTGATAGCTCACTTTCAGCTTTTAGAAGTGGAGAAGTTCACTTATTATATAGTGTTCCAGAAGATAAATATTCATTAGTTGAAAACGACCCTAAGCTACATCTTCAAAAGAGACCAAGCAATGGTGTTAGCTATGCTTTCTTTAACCTAAAAGGAAACAGTAAATTCTCTGATGTTAATTTAAGAAAGGCTGTTTTATATAGCGTAAATCAAGATGAATTCTTAGCAGTATACGATAAGTTAAAGATAAAAGCTTATTCTACACTTTCTACATTAGTAGATACAGGAAATGTTCACAATGCAGATCCAGATAAAACTAAGGAATTTTTAAGTAAATACTGGGAAAGCCAAGAATAATAGTAACTAGACTATATAGGATGAGAAGACATGGAAAATATTTTCCTGTCTTCCTTCTTATTGTAAAAAAGGTTTGAACCACATAGACTAACAATATTAACAGTCAAAACTGAATAGTGATAAAGGGAGGGAAGGTTCATGTGTTCTGAATCTATTAATTGTAAGATTAATAACTTAACTAAAATGATAGGCAACACTCCTTTGTTAGAAATTAAATTAAAATATAAGAATGAAGAACGTACAATTTATGCTAAAGCTGAAAATTATAATTTAACAGGTAGTATTAAAGACAGAATGGCTTTACATATTTTAAAAAAATCCTATGAACGTGGAAGGTTAAAGCCGGGAGATACTATAGCAGAAGCAACTAGTGGAAACACAGGTATTGCTTTTTCTGCACTAGGTAGGGCACTAGGACACAAGGTAACAATTTTTATGCCCGATTGGATGAGCCAAGAAAGAATAAATCTTATGAAGAGCTACGGAGCAGACATTGAGTTAGTTAGTAAGGAAGAGGGCGGTTTTCTAGGAAGTATAGATAAAGCAGATAAGCTAGCTGAAGAATGCGAAAACGTTTTCTTGCCGCACCAGTTTTCAAATGAAGATAACTGTGAAGCACATTACACAACAACAGGACCTGAAATATGGCACCAGTTACAAGAGATAGGTCTTAAGCCAGATGCAATAGTAGCAGGAGTAGGAACAGGTGGGACTATTATGGGAGCTGGTAGATACTTAAGAGAAATGAACCCAGACATTAAACTATATCCACTTGAACCTGCTAACTCTCCTACATTATCCACAGGTTATCAAGTTGGGAAGCATAGAATTCAAGGTATATCGGATGAATTTATTCCTCCTATTGTTAAGCTTGAAAAGCTAGATGATATTATTCATGTGGATGATGGAGATGCAATTATTATGGCTCAAAAATTAGCTTCTACATTAGGATTAGGAGTAGGAATTTCCTCAGGAGCCAATCTTATTGGTGCTATAATTGCACAAGAGAAATTAGGAAAGGATAGTGTAGTAGTTACTGTTTTTGCTGATGATAACAAGAAGTATCTGAGTACTGACTTGATGAAAGAAGAGCCTGTTAAGGATGATTTTCTTTCTACAGATATAGAATTGCTGAGTGTAAAGGCATATAAGCGTGTATGCAGTGCCTGCCGTTAAAAATATATGTAAAATTTTTTTAGACCATACATAATATTACTATATTTGGATAAAATACTTTCGAACTACCAAAGAAAGGAGTCAATGTATGGCTAAGAACAAAAATAACAAAAACAAAAACAAAAATAACAGCAACAATCTAAACAATGCAAACAGAAATGAAAGCAATAATAATAACGACAACAAAGATAATAGGGACAGATAGTTTTTAAAAAGCAATTATGCACTTATGATAGTGCGAAACTATAAGAAGCCACTTTTTATTATGTGGCTTCTTATATAAATTTTATAACAAATATTAAAGTTCTATTTTGAATCCTTATATTCAAGAACTTTCTCAATGAGCTCCAAAAAAGACTTTTTTAATTTATTTATGTTTTTATATAAATTTTTTATTTTGTTTGCTTAAAAAAATTATCTATTATTTTCTCAACAAGTCTTTTTTGAGCATATGCTTGGGTGACTAGTGAAAGCACTAATAATAAAAGTTCAAGCCTGTGGTGTTCAGGTATATCTTTCTCAGATAGCTTCTCTTTAATACTCAAAAATTTGCTTTCAAAGTTTGCTTGGAAGCTGCTTAACTCTTCGCTTTTTATATCAATAAAAGTAGAATAAATATCCTCTAGAGATATATTATTATTTTCATTTGAAGTTATTTCCTTAGTTAAAGGCATAAGTAAAGATTTAATATCGTTGATAGATAGTATCTGCTTTAAATTATATATGAGGATAAGTAAAATCATATGTTCTTTACTGTATTTTTTACTTTTAGGTGGGATGATTATTTTATCCTTAGAATAGTTATTGATCATAGTTTTAGTCAATATAGGATCTTTTTCATCCCTTTTTAAATGACCAAGCCTTTCATCAAAAAATGTAGTAACTTGGTCCATATATAGATCTATGCATGGAATATCTCTAGCGTCGATTTCATTAAACAATGAAACCTCATCTACAAGCTCATACAGTTTATCTTCTGGTATTTTCATATCATCACCTCGGTTATTTATAACATAACATAAATTATTAGTAAAGACAATAAATAATTGTTGTACTTTTATGGCTTGTGGTGATATAATAAGATGTAGTAATGAAAACTACTTGATAATTTTTCTTAATAAAACTTGTTTATTTTCTAGTAAAATGTATAATAATTAAAACACATAAAATAAATAGAAATGATGGGGGAGTATAGATGAAATTTAAGGTTATTGCTGACAGTTGTTGTGATTTGAATGATGAATTAAGAAAATCTATGGCTGTTAATATAGTTCCATTGACTATACATATAGATGATAAAGCCTATGTTGATGATAAAAATTTAGACATAAAAGAGTTATTAAGGGTAATGAGTTCTTCTGAATCTGCTCCTCAGACGGCTAGTCCTTCCCCGGGGGATTTTATGAAAGAATATGAGGAAGCTGAAAATGTTTTCGTAGTTACTTTATCTTCTATGCTAAGTAGCACGTATAACCATGCTATGATGGCAAGAAAGATGGTTTTAGAGAATTTGCCAAATAAATTTATCCATGTATTTGACTCTTTTAGTGCATCAATAGGAGAAACTTTAATAAGCTTACAGATACTTGAAACTTTAAGATATGAACAGAACCCACATAAAGTAGTTGAAAAAGTAAACGAATATATAGGAAATATGAAGACCTTTTTTGTTCTTGAATCTCTTGAAAATTTAATTAAAGCTGGAAGAATAACTTCGCTAAAAGGGCTAATAGCTTCATTGCTTTCAATTAAACCTATTATGAGAGGTACTGAAAATGGAGAGATTGCTTTAGTAGAAAATGTAAGAGGCTCAAAGAAAGCTCTTAAAAGACTGGTGGAGATAATAGGAGAACAAGGAGAAAAGCTAGAGGATAAGATTTTGGGAATAGCTCATTGTAATTGTTTAGAAAAGGCGATGAAATTCAAAGAAGAAGTAATACGAAGATATAATTTTAAAGACATCATAATAGTTGAGACAGCAGGTATCAGTACTGTATATGCAAATGATGGGGGCCTAATCATAGCATTTTAACATAAATAATTATTGAAAAAAATATGGTATGTGCTTTTAGTTAGCTGAGAATAGCCGAAAGAACTCTATAACATTGGAAGTAGGGGACTCTTCGGCTACGTCTCAGAAAGCTATAAAGTATTAGACCTTCAACAAGCCCTTTTTCAAGCAATTACTTAAAGACATTTTTTTTAGACCAGCATTCTCAAAGAATATCTCGATTTTATCCTTGTTCAGATTTTGAACTTTGCCCTTACCAAATTTAGAATGAACTATTTGACTTCCTATCTTAATGCTATTTCTAATTTGAAACTCTTGAAGAGCCAGCATAATATCCTGAAGCTCTTTTACAAACCTAGAACTTTCGGCTTTTTCATTAGCTACTGAGTCTAAGGTTATTATATCTAAATAGGTCCTTGCCCTTGTCATACCTACATAAAAAAGTCTTCTTTCTTCTTCTAATGGTTTTAAATTTCCCTCATTACATGCCTCTATGGTAGATGATGAGGGAAATTCACCGTCTACTAAATCAATCATGTAGACTCTTTCAAATTCTAAGCCCTTTGCAGAATGGATAGTAGATAGATGGACTGCATTTTTTCCCTTATTAAATTTGGAATCTTCAATATTTTTTTGTAGCCTATTAAGTTTTTCAAGAAACTCAGGAATGTTTTTAGTTTCCTTAGCTATTATTTTAATATTTGCTATTATGGATTTAACACTATCATAAGAATATCCAAGATTTTTACAGTTGTCCTTAAGATAATTAGTATACTCTAACTCTTCTTCTATGAACAAAATTCCTTCACTAGGTCTTTTCTTAGATAATCGTTTAAACTCTATACTGAGCTTTCTAATATTCTCAAGTTGA
The DNA window shown above is from Proteiniborus sp. DW1 and carries:
- a CDS encoding ABC transporter substrate-binding protein is translated as MKRSITLLLVAVLMLGALTGCNVKTKEQVTTGGSDGSSNVSAVDITLLAMSSNEKDLNILRDQLSKAGFNVKLNLQPDYGSFTGQKDAGNYDLAISGWTTVTGNPDYAVRSLFTTGGDYNDYGLSDSELDRLVEEASTQTPEEYAKTYKELEKVLVEDNAYIIPLYSNYKSQAINKEVLKLDSVRLSKSRSLPWEELDFVDESKRTTEPFLFSQTMSSLTSLDPIKGNDGSINIINTNMYVRLVNLTDDDEVTSEGSLSYNNVIADGNTEYYFILRDNVKFAKVQDKKAVDSGELVGAEDVVFSLERAKDKSSVPDHRTYSLHSSMDKIEIVTDIQELESKNVSGQSITVKEALEKGLPSSISQIVADKKDVNNAEGKYQVVKVTTNKPFPQVLNYLAHQSAGIVSKAQVEAINTYDVATYDRNKDIAYGDQTTITEGATYNNTLAVSGPYIAIYKNDYEVVFEKNPGYMAGTKHEPRISKVVVKFIKDADSSLSAFRSGEVHLLYSVPEDKYSLVENDPKLHLQKRPSNGVSYAFFNLKGNSKFSDVNLRKAVLYSVNQDEFLAVYDKLKIKAYSTLSTLVDTGNVHNADPDKTKEFLSKYWESQE
- a CDS encoding PLP-dependent cysteine synthase family protein, producing MCSESINCKINNLTKMIGNTPLLEIKLKYKNEERTIYAKAENYNLTGSIKDRMALHILKKSYERGRLKPGDTIAEATSGNTGIAFSALGRALGHKVTIFMPDWMSQERINLMKSYGADIELVSKEEGGFLGSIDKADKLAEECENVFLPHQFSNEDNCEAHYTTTGPEIWHQLQEIGLKPDAIVAGVGTGGTIMGAGRYLREMNPDIKLYPLEPANSPTLSTGYQVGKHRIQGISDEFIPPIVKLEKLDDIIHVDDGDAIIMAQKLASTLGLGVGISSGANLIGAIIAQEKLGKDSVVVTVFADDNKKYLSTDLMKEEPVKDDFLSTDIELLSVKAYKRVCSACR
- a CDS encoding DUF1836 domain-containing protein — its product is MKIPEDKLYELVDEVSLFNEIDARDIPCIDLYMDQVTTFFDERLGHLKRDEKDPILTKTMINNYSKDKIIIPPKSKKYSKEHMILLILIYNLKQILSINDIKSLLMPLTKEITSNENNNISLEDIYSTFIDIKSEELSSFQANFESKFLSIKEKLSEKDIPEHHRLELLLLVLSLVTQAYAQKRLVEKIIDNFFKQTK
- a CDS encoding DegV family protein; this translates as MKFKVIADSCCDLNDELRKSMAVNIVPLTIHIDDKAYVDDKNLDIKELLRVMSSSESAPQTASPSPGDFMKEYEEAENVFVVTLSSMLSSTYNHAMMARKMVLENLPNKFIHVFDSFSASIGETLISLQILETLRYEQNPHKVVEKVNEYIGNMKTFFVLESLENLIKAGRITSLKGLIASLLSIKPIMRGTENGEIALVENVRGSKKALKRLVEIIGEQGEKLEDKILGIAHCNCLEKAMKFKEEVIRRYNFKDIIIVETAGISTVYANDGGLIIAF